The genomic region AAGGCAGTGCAGAGTGTAGTTTGTGGAGCCTTCAGGGGAGAAAAATGAGACTGAGTTCAGGTCCAGTCGGCCGCACTTGTCACGTCTGAACCGGATTACCGCAACGTTAGACTTCCGcccatctgattggctgacctTTGGCTCGTGACGATTGTATGGGGCTGTGTCGTTTTCTGTcaatggagaaaataaaaaaagaagtccGCTTCTTTTTTGATATTATGTTACACGCGTTAAGGAAAATGGCAGCTGTGCTTTTAGAATATCAGTTGAAACCACGACATtcgttttattttgtttccaaTTCCGAAATACTAATTTCCGCATTCGTGCTGCATTCACGggagatacatttttttcaagcgGCAACAGAGCTCCGTGGTTccttcaaaagctgaaaagaaaaggagaaacgCGATGACATATGAGACCATTATTTGTATTCACACACTGTGCTTTTATTTAAGGGATAATGTCCAAACAATCGTTTGAGGTGTAAAGAGAAAGGTGGACCATGAGCCCCCACGGCCTACAATAGAGTTGCCATAATTACTATACTCCGTGAATGCAACATTGACGACAGGACAAACATGGCGACCTGCATGGGCATGGTCGTAAGAGTTGGAGGCACTGCATGGACTGTGCTGAAGCCAGTGGCGAGACAATGCTCAAGGCAGAGGACAAATGTGTTCATCCCACAGCGCCTTTCACATGGAGCCCGGAGCAGTTTGTACGAGCATGTCCGTGAAGGTTACAGTGACAAGCCCGAGCTTGACatgagagcagtgtgtgaggAGACCGACAAAGTCATCGCAAATGTAGAGAGCAGGAAGGGTGACCTGCGAGGGGACGATGTCAGGAAAATTGTAAGTGTTTATTCTTCTGCTAATCAAGTCCTCTTTGTGACATAAAGATAGAACTTTATATCTTCTATCGAAATTATGTTATCGGGATTTGACAGCTCAGTTTGAATGGACAGTTTTCGTTCAGCTTCCAAAAGCCACTGGTAAGTACAGAAGCCTTGGAGGGACAACAAGCTGTCACATCTGCTGGTTACATTTGTCATGTACAGCACCACCAACCAGCTTAATCCTCGTCAAACTATGCTTGGTATGCAAATTATTCAATGAACTTACTTGCATATTTATCGACCAAGTATTATTTGAGTGGTGAGTCCACTTCTCCCCCCAGAAAAAATCCAGAGGCTAAGAATATACaaatattctgaatttgaaaagcttaactgctggacacaagatgtctctTAAGTCACTTAACTGTCAAATCCAAGTGCATGTACACTgttgcaagtttttttttttacacttgttcAAGATGCATGCCGGACCATGACTGACCCCAAAttagttgtgatgtcacaaaatcctGCTCAATTGTACAATTGTAAGGTGAGCACAGAGAAATGCGAAAACAGCTCTCTAGTTTCAAACattacacatacatgcacacacacatcattctgCACAGTGACACTCAAACATCCAAGTATAGTAACAGTTagctaaaacatttttttgttctttttgtctctcaagatagtaaatgaagagtctttgggttttggattgttggttaGACAAAAGAAGTAGGGTGAGGCTGTAACTTTGGGCTGTCCAAAATCTTGAAGAGcattttaatcaattaatcataataacaatCAGCAGATTATCCAATAATGaaaattactgtaagttgcagCCCTTGTTTTAATACTAACTACAAGCACAATATTACTTCATAGAAATATtggaacaaacaaatgaaaagtaTTTAGAATCTGACCCAACTTTATTGttccacaacactgacacacaaagaATCTGAGTCAGCTGTCCAAAGCTTGCAATATACTTCCATACAGTATATATGCTTTGAAtgataatgtgtatatatatatatatatgccttgaataatgttttcaatttcatgCCCACTTTTCTGCTCGCTTTTTAACTGATCTCATTGATTCTGTGtgttgcatgtatgtgtgtatgtgtgtgtgtgtgtgtgtgtgtgtgtgtgtccgtgtccgTCCTCATTTTAGGTATGTGTGTGGCAAGAGCTCCAGGCAGTGAGGACAGAAATCTCcgggctggaggaggagaagagtcaCATCAGTGACACGGTCAAAGCACTTGTGGTCAGTAATGAATATGACAGCACTGTGACCTGTTTTTTAGATGTTGTTTGTATTATTTGATTTTAAGGTATGAAGTTGTGCAAGTAATTGTGACATAATCTTTTCCTCGCAGACAAAGAAGGACAAGAAAGCCCTGGCCAATGTAAGTGTCAACTCCCCTAATACTTTCATATTGATCCAGTCCATCTTGGCATTGTTGCACTAGTGAGTGGTAAATCAGATTTTGGACCAGTCCTTGTTGTTTATTGCGCAGCTTCCAGAGTACACCCAGGCACTGCAGAGGGGTCGAGAGATCCGCAATAGACTCATTCAGCTGTTCCTCAAAGAGACTGAGTTGGAGCAGGAACACTATGGACGAGCTCTCAGACTGCCCAACACTTCACACCCAGATGTGGTGAGGATGCATGCGCACACTCTGTACAGAGCATCTGGGGGGAGCTTTTCTGTGAAATGCATCCTTTTTTGAATTAAGTGTTGTGCAAACTTCCTCAAGTTGCTCTTTGTATCCTTTGTCAGCCAGTTGGAGACGAGAGCCAGGCGAGGGTGGTGGAGCTGGTCGGACAGAAACCAGGTGATTGATGTGATCCATGCTGGTATTGATAGTAATCAGATCTCATTGATCTCATAATCGGCTCTCTCTATCGCTCTCTGCTGTAGAGTTTGACTTCAAGCCCAGAGGCCATGTGGAGCTGGGGGAGGAGCTGGGTCTcatcaggcagaggtgaggatgACATTGATTGCTTGTTGTGAGTACTTGTTCCACTTGATTTTCCACTTGTTCACTATTGTACTCACTTGTGTATTACAGAACCTTTAGTTCATATGACTGAGAGAAAACTGGAGAAGAGAGTATGTTTTTCTGTTAATAGGTTGAAGGCAAAGAAACGcaacattttaatgaataaaCTGCGACTATCGggatgtttgatattttgtctGATATTTATTTCACCTAATGGATATGAATGGTTCTTGTACTTTGTTCCCTTGGCCTCTCCTGCAGACATCTAGCTCATGTCTCAGGCCACAGATCCTACTATCTGAGGGGAGCAGGGGCCAGACTTCAGACTGCACTCCAAAACTTTGCCCTTGACAAACTACAGCGACGGGTAGGCACGTGTCTGGAAATATCAGATATAAAGTCCACACAATAATTGTTATGTTAACATGTACGGGAGCCAAACTTTCCTTTTGACTCCTGCAGGGCTTCATTCCTATGGTTGTACCCGACATGCTGAAGGGGGCAGTATTTGTAAGTAGAAGTCTGTGCCATCTGTTTTTGGTGTAGTCATGATAACTTGACTTTGACCTGATAAAAGATGCTATACTTAACATGTGTTGACATTTCAATGATTTGAATGCACATATATTGAGCATACAGCATTTTAAAACCACAAATCATCCCACTCTCCCTCACCTTTCTTCCTTTTGATTATTCTGTTTCGTCCCCCTGCAGGAGGGTTGTGGGATGCAGCCCAACGCCCATCGCTCTCAGGTCTATTCACTGGACCAGGCACGTTTCCCAGACCTCAACCTGGCTGGGACCGGAGAGGTCGGGGTGGCAGGTGAAACTTCATTCCTCACAAATTTTCTCAAAAGACTCAAACTGTGTATTTTTTGAGTTATCAGTCCTAGCTATCAACCAGCTGTTTAAGGCACATGCTTTAACTAATCAGTCAACATGTCAGTGGTCCTGATTCTTAAAGGACTAATAAGATTAGCTATCAAGCTTGGTTGTGATCCCTCCTTGTAGGTTGTTGTGGCCATATAGGCACGCGCCCATCGAGTAGGCTGAAGTTACCCACTTTAAACaagtagaaattggcattttgtatGATTTTCCCACAGTTTCTGAGGGCAACGCCACTGTCTTAAATACAAATCCAatgtctgtaacagtttgtcagatgtaatgtaggagGCTAACAAACAAAACTTACGCTACGTCGTGACAATGTGATGCAAAACGGgtttgttgaagtaaacatgtatgtaacactgtgatcctccCCTCCCACTGAAGTTGCATAGTGTAGAAACAAGTGATAGTggtggagtggctgagacagagacaccattcaagtcaatcacaagacactgtaccatcacaATGATTTTGAAGCAAGAAGAAAGTTACATAATGTCGCTTTAAAATGCCCAACAGCACATCATGCCCACCCTCGAAAGGTTGcatgaaacaacaaaaacacaatcgtatccaaaacaaaacagtgcacATCATGTTAAACATTATTGGCTGTCATTCTGATGTCAGAACACACCTGCTGTCTATTTCACCAAAAACTGCACAGATGTTTTGGATTATGTGAATCACTGGTCCGTAATGACAAGATTTGGACACTTGACTCCTTCAGAACTGTAATTgatgcattttgttgttttctagGTAAACCTAAAGTCTTACACCTAGATAACTGACTGTCAATCTTGAGTCCAACTATTCACATGAAATGTTTTAGCATTTTCCAACAACCATTGGTTTATTGCAAAATGTGCAACACATCAATATTTGAAGCTAACAAGAGATTTATAAATCAGAATCGAGAACTGGACGCATCTATTGTACACGTGTAGTAAAGTTGTGTAATGATACATTGCCTCTCTTCTCCAGGCTATTTCATGGATCATGCTGTAAACTGGAAGGACCTGCCTGTCAGGTTAGAAGAAGCCCTCGCCTCCAGCTTTCTGCAGATAGTGTTATGTTAATAAGCAGTATTAACAGCTGACATGATGTGTCCTCTCCCACTGCAGGACGGTGTGCAGCAGCACCTGCTACAGAGCAGAGACGGACACAGGCAGAGAGGCATGGGGGCTCTACAGAGTACATCACTTCAACAAGGTTCCAAAGACATCACTGTTATGTCAGAGAGACAGGAGTTGCTTAGCTGAATGTGTATTCAGAACACACAATGTCCACTAATTCAAACGTCTTGTAGAGgatgtgaaaatgtgcatgtgtgttactAGCTGTTAGCTATCTGTTGGCTGATAGCAATTGATTGTTAGTCATTTTCAAGAGCATAAACTAAAAATAGCACACAAATAAAGTCTCTA from Sparus aurata chromosome 2, fSpaAur1.1, whole genome shotgun sequence harbors:
- the sars2 gene encoding serine--tRNA ligase, mitochondrial, which gives rise to MATCMGMVVRVGGTAWTVLKPVARQCSRQRTNVFIPQRLSHGARSSLYEHVREGYSDKPELDMRAVCEETDKVIANVESRKGDLRGDDVRKIVCVWQELQAVRTEISGLEEEKSHISDTVKALVTKKDKKALANLPEYTQALQRGREIRNRLIQLFLKETELEQEHYGRALRLPNTSHPDVPVGDESQARVVELVGQKPEFDFKPRGHVELGEELGLIRQRHLAHVSGHRSYYLRGAGARLQTALQNFALDKLQRRGFIPMVVPDMLKGAVFEGCGMQPNAHRSQVYSLDQARFPDLNLAGTGEVGVAGYFMDHAVNWKDLPVRTVCSSTCYRAETDTGREAWGLYRVHHFNKIEMFGVTADETGEESSQLLDEFVSLQKEIFSALELHYRVLDMPTQELGPPAHRKYDVEAWMPGRDSYGEISSGSNCTDYQSRRLNILYEREDGSLQYAHTVNATACAIPRTVIAILETHQTKEGTVRVPRALQPYLGLEVIEKPKYSPLKYIGPNQHSRPPRPSPKTR